In Sphingopyxis sp. 113P3, one DNA window encodes the following:
- a CDS encoding aspartate/glutamate racemase family protein, with amino-acid sequence MRKIGLIGGISWASTEIYYRHLNKGVQKRIGTGCSAPILLESLNYCDLSRLNTPEEWAHARNALIQSAKRLEDAGATALMIAANSMHKVAEDVAAAISIPLLHIVDETGEKMRADGVKSAAVIGTRNVMTEAWYRQRLVRYGLTLAPYDGSRAEDVDRIVYDELMQGKVTEDSRRTMRTFITDIAKQDVEALVLACTELVMLVDPDANVLPIYDTARIHVAAGVDWILGDAP; translated from the coding sequence ATGCGCAAGATCGGCCTCATCGGCGGCATCAGCTGGGCCTCGACCGAGATTTATTATCGCCACCTCAACAAGGGGGTGCAGAAGCGGATCGGGACAGGATGCTCGGCCCCGATCCTGCTTGAAAGCCTCAATTATTGCGACCTGTCGCGGCTGAACACGCCCGAAGAGTGGGCGCATGCCAGGAATGCGCTGATCCAATCGGCAAAGCGGCTCGAGGATGCGGGCGCGACGGCGCTGATGATCGCAGCGAACTCGATGCACAAGGTGGCGGAAGATGTCGCGGCAGCCATCTCGATCCCGCTCCTCCACATCGTCGACGAAACCGGCGAGAAGATGCGCGCAGACGGCGTCAAGTCAGCCGCGGTCATCGGCACGCGCAATGTGATGACCGAAGCCTGGTATCGCCAGCGCCTCGTGCGTTACGGGCTGACGCTTGCTCCTTATGACGGGAGCCGCGCGGAGGACGTCGATCGCATCGTCTACGACGAGCTGATGCAGGGCAAGGTGACCGAGGATTCGCGCCGCACCATGCGCACCTTCATCACCGATATCGCCAAGCAGGATGTCGAGGCGCTGGTGCTTGCCTGCACCGAACTCGTCATGCTCGTCGATCCCGATGCCAATGTGCTGCCCATCTATGACACAGCGCGGATCCACGTCGCCGCCGGGGTCGACTGGATCTTGGGCGACGCGCCCTAG
- a CDS encoding parallel beta-helix domain-containing protein: MQVHWVSFIAALAVAASPAAAKTISVAAGAPDANEKLQEALILAEPGDVVELGAGTWTLTDGLSLDVDNVTLRGAGTKDGEGTILDFSGQQGAGEGLLVTSDDVYLTNFAVLNTKGDGIKSKGADRIVYHQLRVEWTAGPKQTNGAYGIYPVESSDVLIDSVYVRGASDAGIYVGQSRNIVVRDSIAMENVAGIEIENCYDADVHDNIATKNTGGILVFDLPSLPQQGGHNVRVFDNVVSDNSTPNFAPKGNIVASVPTGTGVLVMANSRVEVFGNLLADNGTANVMIVGYRYPYEDEKYQPLPKDIAVWGNQHGNAGFAPAFPGGAEIASAMGGHIPPVLWDGAGSAIVNDEVAVLSLNLPDVGTPQSEAKPSPADLKGETSEPLAGVTLPATMEARVQ; this comes from the coding sequence ATGCAAGTCCACTGGGTTTCATTCATCGCCGCGCTCGCCGTTGCGGCCAGCCCCGCCGCTGCGAAGACGATCAGCGTCGCCGCGGGCGCCCCCGATGCGAACGAGAAACTGCAAGAAGCGTTGATCCTCGCCGAGCCTGGCGACGTCGTCGAACTGGGCGCAGGCACCTGGACGCTCACCGACGGCCTCTCGCTCGATGTCGACAATGTCACATTGCGCGGCGCAGGCACCAAGGATGGCGAGGGCACGATCCTTGATTTTTCGGGCCAGCAGGGTGCGGGCGAGGGGCTGCTCGTCACGTCGGACGACGTCTATCTCACCAATTTCGCGGTCCTCAACACCAAAGGCGATGGCATCAAGTCGAAGGGTGCCGACCGTATCGTCTACCATCAACTGCGCGTCGAATGGACCGCGGGGCCGAAGCAGACCAACGGCGCCTACGGCATCTATCCGGTCGAGAGTAGCGACGTTCTGATCGACAGCGTCTATGTTCGCGGCGCGTCCGACGCGGGCATCTATGTCGGCCAGTCAAGGAATATCGTCGTGCGCGATTCGATCGCGATGGAGAATGTCGCGGGGATCGAGATCGAGAATTGCTACGACGCCGACGTCCACGACAATATCGCGACGAAGAATACGGGCGGGATCCTGGTTTTCGATCTGCCGAGCCTGCCGCAGCAGGGCGGCCATAATGTCCGCGTCTTCGACAATGTGGTGAGCGACAACAGCACGCCGAACTTTGCGCCCAAGGGCAATATCGTCGCGAGCGTGCCGACCGGAACTGGCGTGCTGGTCATGGCGAACAGCCGCGTCGAGGTTTTCGGCAATCTGCTTGCCGACAATGGCACGGCGAATGTGATGATCGTCGGCTACCGCTATCCTTATGAGGACGAAAAATATCAGCCGCTGCCGAAAGATATCGCGGTCTGGGGCAATCAGCACGGAAATGCGGGCTTTGCGCCGGCCTTTCCGGGCGGGGCCGAGATCGCCTCCGCCATGGGCGGCCATATACCGCCGGTGCTGTGGGACGGCGCCGGGAGCGCGATTGTCAATGATGAGGTCGCCGTGCTGTCGCTCAACCTTCCCGACGTCGGCACGCCGCAGAGCGAAGCGAAGCCGTCGCCTGCCGACCTCAAGGGCGAAACGTCCGAGCCGCTCGCTGGCGTCACCTTGCCCGCGACCATGGAGGCGCGCGTCCAGTGA
- a CDS encoding SO2930 family diheme c-type cytochrome has translation MKRIAAAAAAALMCASMAAALPEPAPNQAVIDGRDLPAKLSAFGIFRPGTSEPIDALLPYTLRTPLFSDYADKQRLIWVPPGEKARVAEDGHIDFPLGSMIVKNFAWPDHNGGRPVETRLLLHRASGWTALPYIWDADGKDATLALAGRRVPVSFKSPGGDAHSIRYAVPNKNQCKECHSKRGAIVPIGPKASNIDFAAALSRPEFARFFAEAPATAMPMPRWDDPATGSIAERARAYLDVNCAHCHNPEGSASNSGLFLRWSDPVGVNYGIRKRPTAAGRGSGGMEFAIWPGDPDQSFLIYRLESLEAGIAMPEVGRSTVHKEGAALLRQWIDEMPKAGH, from the coding sequence GTGAAGCGTATCGCGGCAGCGGCCGCCGCGGCTCTTATGTGCGCCAGCATGGCTGCCGCGCTGCCAGAGCCCGCGCCGAACCAGGCGGTGATCGACGGCAGAGATTTGCCCGCGAAGCTTTCGGCCTTCGGCATTTTTCGGCCCGGGACCAGCGAGCCCATCGACGCGCTGCTTCCTTACACGCTGCGTACGCCGCTCTTTAGCGACTATGCCGACAAGCAGCGGCTGATCTGGGTGCCGCCGGGCGAGAAGGCGCGCGTCGCAGAGGACGGGCATATCGATTTTCCTCTCGGCAGCATGATCGTCAAAAACTTCGCTTGGCCCGACCATAACGGCGGACGGCCGGTCGAGACGCGGCTCCTGCTTCACCGCGCGAGCGGCTGGACGGCGCTCCCCTATATCTGGGACGCCGACGGCAAGGATGCGACGCTCGCCCTGGCGGGGCGCCGGGTGCCGGTAAGCTTCAAGAGCCCGGGCGGCGATGCGCACAGCATCCGTTATGCCGTGCCCAACAAGAATCAGTGCAAGGAATGCCACAGCAAGCGAGGCGCGATCGTGCCGATCGGGCCCAAGGCGTCCAATATCGATTTCGCCGCCGCGCTCAGCCGCCCCGAATTTGCGCGCTTCTTTGCCGAGGCGCCCGCGACCGCCATGCCGATGCCGCGCTGGGACGATCCCGCCACCGGCTCGATCGCAGAGCGCGCCCGCGCCTATCTCGACGTCAACTGCGCCCATTGCCACAATCCCGAAGGAAGCGCATCGAACAGCGGGCTCTTCCTGCGCTGGAGCGATCCCGTCGGCGTCAACTATGGTATCCGCAAGCGTCCGACCGCGGCGGGACGCGGCAGCGGCGGGATGGAATTTGCTATTTGGCCCGGCGATCCCGATCAGAGTTTCCTCATCTACCGCCTCGAAAGTCTCGAGGCGGGGATCGCAATGCCCGAGGTCGGCCGCTCGACCGTTCACAAGGAAGGCGCGGCGCTGCTTCGGCAATGGATTGACGAGATGCCGAAGGCCGGGCATTAG
- the maiA gene encoding maleylacetoacetate isomerase, producing the protein MTLLVLHDYFRSSASFRVRIALNLKGLAYERVEVSLIAGEQKSEAYLAQNAQGFVPMLVADGETIIQSLAIIDWLDRAHPEPRLIPDAPMPRAVALAQAHVVACDIHPLNNLRVLKYLKRDLGLNEQTKDHWYRHWILEGFDALEAMAGEGHYLGGDTPGIADCCLVPQMYNARRFEVPLDAFPRLVAIDAACMELEAFQKAHPDAVKAA; encoded by the coding sequence ATGACCTTGCTCGTTCTTCACGATTATTTCCGTTCCTCGGCAAGCTTCCGCGTCCGCATCGCGCTGAACCTCAAGGGTCTCGCCTATGAACGCGTCGAGGTCAGCCTGATCGCAGGCGAGCAGAAGAGCGAGGCTTATCTCGCCCAGAATGCGCAAGGGTTCGTGCCGATGCTCGTCGCCGACGGCGAAACGATCATCCAGAGCCTTGCGATCATCGACTGGCTCGACCGCGCCCATCCCGAGCCGCGGCTCATCCCCGATGCGCCGATGCCGCGCGCCGTCGCGCTGGCGCAGGCGCATGTCGTCGCGTGCGACATCCACCCGCTCAACAATCTGCGCGTGCTCAAATATCTGAAGCGCGACCTCGGGCTTAACGAACAGACCAAGGATCATTGGTACCGCCACTGGATCCTCGAAGGGTTCGACGCGCTCGAGGCCATGGCGGGGGAGGGGCACTATCTCGGCGGCGACACGCCGGGGATCGCCGATTGCTGCCTCGTGCCCCAGATGTACAATGCGCGCCGCTTCGAAGTGCCGCTCGATGCCTTTCCACGCCTTGTCGCGATCGACGCTGCCTGCATGGAGCTTGAGGCGTTTCAAAAGGCGCACCCCGACGCGGTGAAGGCGGCGTGA
- a CDS encoding TonB-dependent receptor, giving the protein MILRLAGAAALALPAAAMAQDKGEPIFIPARYVPAEEIVVVGGGSLKPTDSNSVQSAAILRDLDPGLGTRIENRLRDEGGLAQFRRSDGRSAHPTSQGVTLRGLGGNASSRALITLDGVPQADPFGGWVAWSAYDSIRLGGIIVARGGGSGVDGPGALAGTIGLYSNMTDGVEASAAYGSRDSIDLSGSAGTRLGDGQVAIDGRYSRGEGFVPVVVGQRGAVDRAAPYEQGGLGVRLRFDAGADSRIEASLRGFSDRRDRGTDFSESRVDGVDASLRFLHQPGAGVQWLALAYLQLRDFDSGFASVAADRSSLAPALRQRVPATGLGARLELRPAVGGAFPLRLGVDWRRTAGRTQEDYMFAGLVPGRHRIAGGSSDTVGAFAEWTSGDARDGLLWTASARVDRWWLGAGYRFEANVAGPVITDAHFAARQGWEASGRAGLRWTAGPVAVRAALYRGWRLPTLNELYRPFRVGPDATAANELLRPERLWGGEVGADVTLGDVRLAVTFFRNRLENAIANVTLGTGPGTFPGVGFVAAGATYSQRQNLDAIDSKGIELSADAPLGPLTLRASYAFTDARVDAAGAASVLDGLRPAQVAKHSGSVSLSNRGAGPLGGFATLRYIGRQNEDDLGLQRLGDALTLDAGLSCRVSDAISLEARGENLFNALVGAAISSAGIVERATPRTLWVGARLSF; this is encoded by the coding sequence GTGATCCTCCGGCTCGCGGGGGCGGCCGCGCTGGCGCTGCCGGCGGCGGCGATGGCGCAGGACAAGGGCGAGCCGATCTTCATCCCGGCGCGCTATGTCCCGGCCGAGGAGATTGTCGTCGTCGGGGGCGGATCGCTGAAGCCGACCGATAGCAATTCGGTCCAGTCCGCCGCGATCCTGCGCGACCTCGATCCCGGGCTCGGCACGCGCATCGAGAATCGCCTGCGCGACGAGGGCGGCCTCGCCCAGTTTCGGCGCTCCGACGGGCGGAGCGCGCATCCGACAAGTCAGGGCGTGACGCTGCGCGGGCTGGGCGGAAATGCGTCGAGCCGCGCGCTGATCACGCTCGATGGGGTGCCGCAGGCCGATCCTTTCGGCGGCTGGGTCGCGTGGAGCGCCTATGATTCGATCAGGCTCGGCGGCATCATTGTCGCGCGCGGCGGGGGGAGCGGGGTCGATGGACCCGGCGCTCTGGCGGGGACGATCGGCCTCTATTCAAACATGACGGACGGGGTCGAGGCGAGCGCCGCCTATGGCAGCCGCGACAGCATCGACCTGTCCGGGAGCGCCGGGACGCGGCTGGGCGATGGGCAAGTTGCCATCGACGGTCGCTACAGCCGCGGCGAAGGCTTTGTTCCGGTCGTCGTGGGCCAGCGCGGCGCGGTCGATCGCGCGGCGCCTTATGAGCAGGGCGGGCTCGGCGTGCGGCTGCGCTTCGATGCAGGCGCCGACAGCCGCATCGAGGCAAGCCTGCGCGGCTTTTCTGACCGGCGCGACCGCGGCACCGATTTCAGCGAAAGCCGCGTCGATGGCGTCGACGCCAGCCTGCGCTTTCTCCACCAGCCCGGCGCGGGCGTGCAGTGGCTCGCGCTCGCCTATCTCCAGCTTCGCGATTTCGACAGCGGCTTCGCGAGCGTCGCGGCGGATCGCAGCAGCCTCGCCCCCGCGCTTCGCCAGCGGGTGCCCGCGACCGGCCTTGGCGCGCGGCTCGAACTGCGCCCGGCGGTCGGCGGCGCCTTTCCGCTGCGGCTCGGCGTCGACTGGCGGCGGACGGCCGGGCGGACGCAGGAGGATTATATGTTCGCCGGGCTCGTCCCCGGCCGCCACCGCATAGCGGGGGGCAGCAGCGACACGGTGGGCGCCTTCGCCGAATGGACCTCGGGCGATGCGCGCGACGGGCTGTTGTGGACCGCGAGCGCGCGCGTCGACCGCTGGTGGCTCGGCGCGGGCTATCGCTTCGAGGCCAATGTCGCCGGGCCGGTGATCACCGACGCGCATTTTGCCGCGCGGCAGGGATGGGAGGCGAGCGGGCGCGCCGGGCTGCGGTGGACCGCGGGGCCGGTCGCGGTGCGCGCGGCCCTGTATCGCGGTTGGCGCCTGCCGACGCTCAACGAACTCTACCGGCCCTTCCGCGTCGGCCCCGACGCGACGGCCGCGAACGAGCTGCTCCGCCCCGAGCGCCTGTGGGGCGGCGAGGTGGGCGCCGACGTGACGCTCGGCGACGTGCGCCTCGCCGTCACATTCTTCCGCAATCGCCTCGAAAATGCGATCGCCAACGTGACGCTCGGCACCGGGCCCGGTACTTTCCCCGGCGTCGGCTTCGTCGCAGCGGGGGCGACCTACAGCCAGCGGCAGAATCTCGACGCAATCGACAGCAAGGGGATCGAACTCAGCGCCGACGCGCCGCTCGGCCCGCTGACGCTGCGCGCAAGCTACGCCTTCACCGACGCGCGCGTCGATGCTGCGGGCGCCGCGTCGGTGCTCGACGGGCTGCGGCCGGCACAGGTCGCGAAGCACAGCGGCAGCGTCTCGCTGAGCAATCGCGGCGCCGGTCCGCTCGGCGGCTTTGCGACGCTTCGCTATATCGGCCGGCAGAATGAGGACGACCTTGGGCTGCAGCGCCTCGGCGATGCACTGACGCTCGATGCCGGTTTGTCATGCCGCGTTTCCGATGCGATCAGCCTCGAGGCGCGCGGCGAAAATCTCTTCAACGCACTGGTCGGGGCGGCGATTTCCTCGGCGGGTATCGTTGAGCGCGCGACGCCCCGGACGCTCTGGGTCGGCGCGCGCCTCTCCTTTTAG
- a CDS encoding MarR family winged helix-turn-helix transcriptional regulator: MAAKTLNLDQFLPYRLSIASNALSERIAADYQNRFGLKIPEWRLMAVLGEGKPMTQRELVQATRMDKVTVNRAAKALAERQLIARQAHEADGRSHHLDLTETGRSLYDAIVPAALATEERLESHISASERTALMAILAKLIAAAEDYG; encoded by the coding sequence ATGGCCGCCAAGACGCTGAACCTCGATCAGTTCCTGCCCTATCGCCTGTCGATAGCCTCCAACGCCTTGTCGGAAAGGATCGCTGCTGACTATCAGAACCGCTTCGGACTGAAGATTCCCGAATGGCGGCTGATGGCGGTTCTGGGCGAGGGCAAGCCGATGACCCAGCGCGAGCTGGTGCAGGCGACGCGGATGGACAAGGTGACGGTCAATCGCGCGGCCAAGGCGCTCGCCGAGCGCCAGCTCATCGCCCGCCAGGCGCATGAGGCCGATGGCCGCTCGCATCACCTCGACCTCACCGAAACCGGCCGATCGCTCTACGACGCCATCGTCCCCGCAGCGCTTGCGACCGAGGAGCGACTTGAGTCGCATATCAGCGCGTCCGAGCGCACCGCTCTGATGGCGATCCTCGCAAAGCTCATTGCTGCCGCTGAAGATTATGGCTGA
- a CDS encoding HPr-rel-A system PqqD family peptide chaperone: MADPTFRAAPAEALRVEPLGEVTAIFDRRSTQTHLVVSPLPEILAAMGGEACNASLLAARLAASFDLPEGAETRRLIGERLRELAALGLVEPA, translated from the coding sequence ATGGCTGATCCGACCTTTCGCGCCGCGCCCGCCGAGGCGCTGCGCGTCGAGCCGTTGGGCGAGGTGACCGCCATCTTCGACCGCCGGTCCACGCAGACGCATCTCGTCGTCTCGCCGCTGCCCGAGATATTGGCGGCTATGGGCGGCGAGGCCTGCAATGCGTCACTGCTCGCAGCGCGCCTCGCGGCGAGCTTCGACCTTCCCGAGGGCGCCGAGACGCGCAGGCTTATTGGCGAACGTCTGCGCGAACTTGCCGCCCTTGGCCTTGTGGAACCCGCGTGA
- a CDS encoding HprK-related kinase A yields the protein MRHSTRITVGPVRFRIGSDWRAPIAALETLYAAYPDDPARPADATVRLFAARPWRRWLRPSVHIGGDFVVPDALPLPLSMGLLAAEMGMNLQVALGWRRHLLLHASAAEREGKSVLMSGISGSGKSTLAALLGEGGWRLMGDEFTMIDPGSGDALAFPRAVSLKNEAIGEMAARVDAARLGPLLSGTPKGDIRHLIPRPEAVAAMHEPARPALLLFPRFGDAAAIERIGEGEAFVRLTEASTNYTALGEAGFEALTRLVRTVPAFGISYPDSAAGLALVEQLWAEAAS from the coding sequence GTGAGGCACAGCACGCGCATCACCGTGGGACCCGTCCGGTTCCGCATCGGGAGCGACTGGCGCGCGCCGATCGCAGCGCTCGAGACGCTCTATGCGGCCTACCCTGACGATCCCGCGCGCCCCGCCGATGCCACGGTACGGCTGTTCGCGGCGCGGCCATGGCGACGCTGGCTGCGCCCCTCGGTGCACATCGGCGGCGATTTCGTCGTGCCCGACGCGCTGCCGCTGCCGCTCTCGATGGGATTGCTCGCCGCTGAAATGGGGATGAATCTCCAGGTCGCGCTCGGCTGGCGGCGGCATCTCCTGCTTCACGCGAGCGCCGCCGAGCGCGAAGGCAAGAGCGTCCTGATGTCGGGGATCTCGGGATCGGGAAAGTCGACGCTCGCGGCCTTGCTGGGCGAGGGCGGCTGGCGGCTGATGGGCGACGAATTCACGATGATCGACCCTGGAAGCGGAGACGCACTCGCCTTTCCGCGCGCCGTGAGCCTCAAGAATGAGGCGATTGGCGAAATGGCGGCGCGTGTCGACGCCGCACGGCTTGGCCCGCTCCTTTCGGGTACGCCCAAGGGCGATATCCGCCACCTGATTCCGCGCCCGGAGGCAGTCGCGGCGATGCACGAGCCCGCGCGCCCGGCGCTGCTGCTCTTCCCGCGTTTTGGCGACGCGGCAGCGATCGAGCGCATCGGCGAGGGTGAGGCCTTTGTTCGCCTGACCGAGGCGTCGACCAACTACACCGCGCTCGGCGAGGCGGGCTTCGAGGCGTTGACGCGGCTCGTGCGCACGGTCCCTGCCTTTGGCATTTCCTATCCCGACAGCGCGGCGGGTCTTGCGCTCGTCGAACAGCTCTGGGCCGAGGCGGCATCATGA
- a CDS encoding nucleotidyltransferase domain-containing protein: protein MSAVQHLTDLLAGRCEAATLTAGEWEGVIGAARAEAMLAALAHRLEDAPLPGPVAALFCDERAAAAVATKQALWEAEMARRALASEHIEFVLLKGTAYAAAELSCAAGRQIGDLDILVPVHDIGRAENELLEAGWEWVKSDPYDDAYYREHMHELPPLIHKARDRMIDVHHTILPQTHRTTPDPLALVTDAVMTKSGFAVLSPADMACHSAAHLLADGDLQGGLRNLWDFHCLTRDFAASDPGFWGRLDARADKHGLRAVVHRAARLARDVFGAALPEGWDRRDPRDRWFKRRLLARDDWGRASNFALRQAFYIRSHWLRMPPRLLARHLWTKWRRRAAR from the coding sequence ATGAGCGCGGTGCAACATCTCACCGACCTCCTTGCGGGCAGATGCGAGGCGGCGACGCTGACCGCGGGCGAATGGGAGGGAGTGATCGGGGCTGCGCGCGCCGAGGCGATGCTCGCGGCACTGGCGCACCGGCTCGAGGATGCGCCGCTCCCTGGTCCGGTGGCGGCACTTTTTTGCGACGAGCGCGCCGCGGCTGCGGTTGCGACGAAGCAGGCGCTGTGGGAGGCCGAGATGGCGCGCCGCGCGCTTGCGAGCGAGCACATCGAATTCGTCTTGCTGAAAGGAACGGCCTATGCTGCAGCCGAGCTGTCCTGCGCTGCGGGGCGGCAGATCGGCGACCTCGACATTCTCGTCCCCGTGCACGACATCGGCCGCGCCGAAAATGAGCTGCTCGAGGCGGGCTGGGAATGGGTGAAGTCCGATCCTTATGACGATGCCTATTACCGCGAGCATATGCACGAACTGCCGCCGCTGATCCACAAGGCGCGCGACCGGATGATCGACGTCCACCACACGATCCTGCCGCAAACGCATCGCACGACGCCCGACCCCCTCGCGCTCGTGACCGATGCGGTGATGACCAAGAGCGGCTTTGCGGTGCTCTCGCCCGCCGACATGGCCTGCCACTCGGCCGCACATCTGCTCGCCGATGGCGATTTGCAGGGGGGGCTGCGCAATCTTTGGGATTTTCACTGCCTGACGCGCGATTTTGCCGCGTCTGACCCCGGCTTCTGGGGCCGACTTGACGCGCGCGCCGACAAACACGGCCTGCGCGCCGTGGTCCACCGCGCCGCCCGCCTCGCGCGCGACGTCTTCGGCGCGGCGCTTCCCGAGGGCTGGGACCGGCGCGACCCGCGCGACCGCTGGTTCAAGCGGCGCCTCCTTGCGCGCGACGATTGGGGCAGGGCGAGCAATTTTGCGCTGCGGCAGGCTTTCTACATCCGCTCGCACTGGCTTCGCATGCCCCCGCGGCTCCTCGCGCGGCATTTGTGGACCAAATGGCGCAGGCGCGCGGCAAGGTAA
- a CDS encoding TraB/GumN family protein, protein MTGERRPALPGGRIAAALVACLLAACSPNKETLEAHPAMWLAEDEDTRIYLLGTMHALPQHIDWDGGKVAEAVAAAGELIMELSPDELAAAGEEFARLAPRPVPLPIEKRLTPAALAQYRALEAGGPAFEADALDDWAVMVLMGQRVAQRAALTPDNGVEARLTDDFRAAGKPIGGLETARSQLMLFESLDLETQRALLTRAADGAVDAVADVRALTAAWSRGDVTALEKVINEDIDAVPRAREAIITGRNRAWSGWIKRRMAKPGTVLVAVGAGHLVGSEGVPAMLAADGLMVQRVQ, encoded by the coding sequence TTGACGGGCGAGCGCCGCCCTGCCCTACCGGGCGGCCGCATAGCGGCCGCCCTTGTCGCCTGCCTGCTTGCCGCCTGCTCGCCGAACAAGGAGACCCTCGAGGCGCATCCCGCAATGTGGCTCGCCGAAGACGAAGATACGCGCATCTATCTGCTCGGTACGATGCATGCGCTTCCCCAACACATCGACTGGGACGGCGGCAAGGTCGCCGAGGCCGTGGCGGCGGCAGGCGAGCTCATCATGGAGCTCTCGCCCGACGAACTCGCAGCGGCGGGCGAGGAGTTTGCGCGCCTCGCGCCGCGCCCGGTGCCGCTCCCGATCGAGAAGCGGCTGACCCCGGCCGCCCTTGCGCAGTACCGCGCGCTCGAGGCGGGCGGACCAGCCTTTGAGGCTGATGCGCTCGACGATTGGGCGGTGATGGTCTTGATGGGTCAGCGCGTGGCACAGCGGGCCGCGCTCACGCCTGACAATGGCGTCGAGGCGCGGTTGACTGACGATTTTCGCGCGGCTGGAAAGCCGATTGGCGGCCTCGAAACCGCGCGAAGCCAGCTCATGCTGTTCGAATCCCTCGATCTGGAGACGCAGCGCGCGCTGCTCACGCGCGCTGCCGACGGCGCCGTCGACGCGGTCGCCGATGTTCGCGCGCTGACTGCCGCCTGGTCGCGCGGTGATGTCACAGCGCTCGAAAAAGTGATCAACGAGGATATCGATGCGGTGCCCCGTGCGCGCGAGGCCATCATCACGGGGCGCAACCGCGCCTGGAGCGGCTGGATCAAGCGCCGCATGGCAAAGCCGGGCACGGTGTTGGTCGCGGTGGGCGCCGGCCATCTGGTCGGCAGCGAGGGCGTACCGGCCATGCTTGCCGCGGATGGTCTCATGGTACAGCGCGTCCAGTAG
- a CDS encoding TraB/GumN family protein yields MKKWFKKFATTCAIIPLAQCALIPVNSHAFEPAAQVAPVAPAGTQPAETIDADPALWVVKDEDTTIYLFGTIHVLKPGLSWFDEAVKDAFDKSDELMLEIVVPEDQAEMAKIMLPVAIDQSGRTLSSRLAPEDLAAYQAAMTKVGVPPAQFDMFEPWFAGVTLTMLPLIKLGYAPEQGAEKQLTSFAKGASKPVAGLETVEQQLAVFDTLPEDEQVAFLNAVVKDIDNVGATLDTLVEQWSKGDPEALAATMNESLEATPGLAEALLYRRNANWADQIKARMEEPGTVFIAVGAGHLAGKRSVQDYLKERGLTVTRVDY; encoded by the coding sequence ATGAAAAAATGGTTCAAGAAATTCGCCACCACCTGCGCGATCATTCCGCTCGCGCAGTGCGCATTGATCCCCGTCAACAGCCATGCCTTCGAACCGGCGGCGCAGGTCGCCCCGGTTGCACCGGCAGGAACGCAGCCCGCCGAGACAATCGACGCCGACCCCGCCTTGTGGGTGGTGAAGGACGAGGACACAACCATTTACCTGTTCGGCACGATCCATGTCTTGAAACCGGGCCTCAGCTGGTTCGACGAGGCGGTGAAGGATGCCTTCGACAAGTCTGACGAACTGATGCTCGAGATCGTGGTCCCCGAGGACCAAGCCGAAATGGCAAAGATCATGCTGCCAGTGGCCATCGACCAGAGCGGCAGGACGCTGTCGTCGCGCCTCGCACCGGAAGACCTTGCGGCCTATCAGGCGGCGATGACCAAGGTCGGCGTGCCGCCCGCGCAGTTCGACATGTTCGAGCCCTGGTTCGCAGGAGTCACGCTCACGATGCTTCCGCTCATCAAGCTTGGCTACGCCCCCGAACAGGGCGCGGAAAAGCAGCTGACGAGCTTTGCCAAGGGGGCGAGCAAACCGGTCGCTGGGCTTGAGACGGTCGAGCAGCAGCTCGCCGTTTTCGATACCCTGCCCGAAGACGAACAAGTCGCCTTCCTCAACGCGGTCGTGAAGGATATCGACAATGTCGGAGCGACCCTCGACACGCTGGTCGAGCAGTGGAGCAAGGGCGATCCTGAAGCGCTGGCCGCGACGATGAACGAAAGCCTGGAGGCGACGCCTGGGCTCGCCGAAGCGCTGCTTTATCGCCGAAATGCCAATTGGGCCGACCAGATCAAGGCACGCATGGAGGAGCCTGGAACGGTCTTCATCGCCGTCGGCGCAGGACATCTGGCGGGCAAGCGCAGCGTGCAGGATTATCTGAAGGAACGCGGCCTGACCGTGACGCGGGTCGACTATTGA
- a CDS encoding helix-turn-helix transcriptional regulator, protein MNNQLKVLRAMRNWSQAELAQRLDVSRQAVNAIETGKYDPSLPLAFKLARLFGMPIEEIFDDGFKGQDDAC, encoded by the coding sequence GTGAACAATCAACTAAAAGTGCTGCGCGCCATGCGAAATTGGAGCCAAGCCGAATTGGCCCAGCGGCTCGATGTGTCGCGCCAGGCCGTGAACGCGATCGAAACGGGCAAATACGACCCGTCGCTCCCCCTCGCCTTCAAGCTCGCACGATTGTTCGGCATGCCGATCGAGGAGATTTTCGACGATGGTTTCAAGGGACAAGACGATGCCTGCTGA